Below is a window of Hydrogenimonas sp. SS33 DNA.
GTGAACAAAGAGAAACGTGAGCTTCTGGTCTTCGATATAACCCGCAAGGAGCCGTATGCGCTGAGTTACGAGGAGTACGAAGCGGTCGGCAGCGGAAAGGCCATTGTGCTGAAACACAAAATGCTCTCCCGGCAGATCAGATTCGGATTCGGATGGTTTTATGCACAGATGCTCAAATACCGAAAAATTGTCGGAGAGGTGCTTCTGGCCTCGTTCATCATGCAGCTGTTCGGACTTGTCACCCCTCTTTTTACCCAGGTGATTCTGGACAAGGTTCTCGTCCACAGATCGATGACCACGCTGGATGTGCTGGCTATCGCGTTCGTGGCCGTTACGATTTTCGATTTTCTGCTCAAGCTGGTGAGAAACTATATTTTTATCCACACTACATCGAAGATCGATGCCCGTCTGGGGGCAAAACTCTTCCACCATCTTCTGGCTCTGCCCATCGCCTATTTCGAGAGGCGGAAAGTAGGGAATATTATCGCCCGCGTGCGGGAGCTCGACACTATCCGGGAATTTATTGCCAACAAGACAATCAGTGTCATCCTTGATGTCCTTTTTTCGGGGGTTTTTGTCGCGGTCATGCTTCTTTACAGTGTCAAGTTGACCCTTCTGGTCGTCGCCTTTGTGGGAGTGATAGGGCTCATCTATTTCTTCGTCACGCCGAAGTTGAGAGAAAGACTCGAAGAGAAGTTTCAGATGGGTGCCCAATCCAACGCCTATCTTGTAGAATCGGTCACGGGAGTGCAGACGGTCAAGTCTCTCGCGCTGGAAGGTTCGATGCAGAAACGGTGGGAAGATTACCTTGCGCGGTATATCAACGCCAGTTTTCAACTGGGCAATCTTTCCAATATTCTGGGAGGCGTTTCCGGAATGCTTCAGAAGCTGATGACGATTTCCATTCTCTATATGGGGGTGACGCTGGTTCTCGAAGGAAAGCTGAGTGTCGGACAGCTGATAGCTTTCCAGATGTTCGCCAACCAGTTCAGCGGTCCGGTCCTGCGGCTCGTAAATCTGTGGAACGAGTTTCAGCAGACGCTGCTTTCCGTCGACAGGCTCGGCGACATTCTGAATACTCCAACAGAGCAGAAAAACGACAAAGCGATCACTCTGCCGAGAATTGAAGGCAATATCCGTTTCGACAATATCGGATTCTCCTACGGGCCGGACAAACCGCATGTCATCAACGGCATTACCGCCGAATTCAGGGCGGGCCAGAGCGTGGGCCTTGTGGGGCGCAGCGGAAGCGGCAAAAGTACCATAACCAAACTGATCCAGCGGCTCTATGTCCCGACGGAGGGGACCATTTACATTGACGGGGTGGATATTCGCCATATGAACCCCAAATGGCTGCGTAACAACATAGGTGTCGTACTGCAGGAAAACTACCTTTTCAGCGGTAGTATCAAGGACAATATCGCACTGGCTCGTCCCGACGCCCCGATCGAGCAGATTATCAATGCCGCAAAAATCGCCGGTGCGCATGAATTCATTTCGGAATTCCCGGAAGGGTACGACACGCCGGTGGGGGAACGCGGCGCCGCACTTTCGGGAGGGCAGCGTCAGCGTATCGCTATCGCAAGGGCGCTGCTCATCAATCCGCCCATTCTCATATTCGACGAAGCGACGAGTGCGCTCGATTATGAATCGGAGAGTATTATCCAGAAAAATATGAATATGATAAAACAGGAGAAAACGATGTTTATTGTCGCTCATCGTCTTTCAACCGTCAAGGAGTGTGACATCATTCTTGTGCTGGACAGGGGCCGAATCGTGGAGAGGGGGTCGCATGAAGAGCTCCTGGCGGCCAAGGGCTACTACCACAAACTTTATATGCAGCAGAGTTGAACAATGAATCTTTTTCATACCGGAGACCGGCACGAATTCAAACCGCTGTTGGTGGAGATAGAGGAAAAACCTCTCAATCCGCTGGGGAGAGCACTGTTGTGGATCATTATAGCGGTGATCTTCTTTTCCGTCGCATGGCTGACTTTGGCCAAGGTGGATGTTGTGGTAAGCGCAAGGGGGAAAATCATTCCCGTCGGGGAGATAAAAACGCTTCAACCCATCGAAA
It encodes the following:
- a CDS encoding type I secretion system permease/ATPase, whose translation is MHSALTALEIAGRLNRIPIDARGIIKEYALSEEEPSIEELTRIAKQLGFRAAIKKVSIEKLVENYPLPIIALKKDGTYMSIVQVNKEKRELLVFDITRKEPYALSYEEYEAVGSGKAIVLKHKMLSRQIRFGFGWFYAQMLKYRKIVGEVLLASFIMQLFGLVTPLFTQVILDKVLVHRSMTTLDVLAIAFVAVTIFDFLLKLVRNYIFIHTTSKIDARLGAKLFHHLLALPIAYFERRKVGNIIARVRELDTIREFIANKTISVILDVLFSGVFVAVMLLYSVKLTLLVVAFVGVIGLIYFFVTPKLRERLEEKFQMGAQSNAYLVESVTGVQTVKSLALEGSMQKRWEDYLARYINASFQLGNLSNILGGVSGMLQKLMTISILYMGVTLVLEGKLSVGQLIAFQMFANQFSGPVLRLVNLWNEFQQTLLSVDRLGDILNTPTEQKNDKAITLPRIEGNIRFDNIGFSYGPDKPHVINGITAEFRAGQSVGLVGRSGSGKSTITKLIQRLYVPTEGTIYIDGVDIRHMNPKWLRNNIGVVLQENYLFSGSIKDNIALARPDAPIEQIINAAKIAGAHEFISEFPEGYDTPVGERGAALSGGQRQRIAIARALLINPPILIFDEATSALDYESESIIQKNMNMIKQEKTMFIVAHRLSTVKECDIILVLDRGRIVERGSHEELLAAKGYYHKLYMQQS